TTGTATAACAAAGAAAAAAGATTTATTAAATCAACAGTATTGTCTTCGACCATTCTGTTTTGTTTCGGAATACTTTTTTGTTTTTTTGCGATTGTGCCTCTTATAATTAAGTTTGGCATAAGTTTTTCATCGCCGCATATGCAGGCGGTTTTCGGAGTATCAAATATCGTTACACTTTCTTTGAATCTCTCAATAGTTTTTGCAATAATGTTTCAGTTTCCTCTTGTCACTTATTCGCTGATAAAAGCGGACATTCTCTCTTATGAAAGTGTAAAATCCAAACGCTCTTATGTTCTTATAGGCATTTTAATTATTGCTGCTGTTCTTACACCTCCGGACATAATCAGCCAAATCATGCTGACAGTGCCGACTTATATGTTATTTGAGTCAGGACTTTTATTTTCTCGAAAAATAAGACAACCAGAAAATAATAAAACAAAAGAATCTGAGCTTTGATATCAAAGCTCAGATTCTTTTATGTTTTCAATATTTTAATTTCCAAATCGTTCTTTTAATATTTTATACGCTTCTTCGGGATCGTCTGTATCGGCTACAGACTTTTCCATCGGACATCTGTCGTCTTTAGTTATATTGACTATATAATCTACTATATTGTCAGCTGAATATTTGATATTATATTTTTCCAAAATAGGAATGGCTTCTTTAGAAAGAACTCCAGTATAAAGATTTTCCGCGCCTCCGTAAGCCAATATAAGAGAAGAAGCTTTTCCCGTAACTTTATCAAAGACATAAGTTCTTTTAAAATCACTGTTTTCAAGATGTTTAAATAGCGGTTTTATGCCGTTGTCATCATAAGTTTTTATACTGCCGTCATTATAAGCCACCACCAAAGCATGATTTTTCGACAGCTCTTTTATATCATTTAAAGACACGTCAGTTTTTTTTGCTGCACATCCGTAAAATATTGCCGCCGCAATCAGCAATACTGTTGAAATTTTTAAAAATTTTTGTTTCTTCATTATCCCCCCAATCTCTTTACACTTGTAAAAGTATACAGCTTAGAGTCAACTCTAAGTCAAGCTTTATTTTGCAAATTTGACAAATTAGAGTTGACTCTAAGTTTAACTTTATTTATAATGAGCAAAATTATTAACATGCGGAGATAAAAAATGCAGCAATACTACACTATTTCTGAAATTGCAAAAAAAATGGGATTAACCACGTACACTTTACGCTATTATGACAAGGAGGGGCTGCTTCCTTTTATAGACCGTTCCGAAGCAGGAATACGCAAATTCAAAAACGAAGATTTGGAATGGCTTGCGGTAATAAATTGTCTTAAAGAAACTGGGATGTCAGTAAAAGAAATCAGACAGTTTATCAAATGGTGTTTAGATGGAGAAAAAACATTCAAAAAGCGTCTGAATTTATTTTTAGAACAAAAGAAAAAAGTTAAAGAACAGATGGAAATTTTAAATAAACATATGGAAAAAATTGATTATAAAATATGGTATTATGAAACCGCAATATCTAAAGGAATAGAAGCAGCGCAAAAAGAAAACAAATGCTGCAAAGATATTAAAATAGGCTGGGTAAAAGACAAAAAAAACAAAAGCAATTCTAAAAAAATGTATAACTGCATGAAATAATCCATCTGCACAGCTGGCGGTAGATTTGGATACATATTTTGGCACTGTAGAAGGCATCTTTAAAAAAAGCCGATTTTCCAAATTTAATAAACAAAACAGCATAATTAAGTTTCTTAATACAATTTTCATATCATCAAATAAAAAAAATAGTATAATAAGCGCATGAATATAATTATGTTTATTATTGTTTTTCTTTTAGGCGCCGCCTGCGGAGCGGCTTTTTTTATTTTCAGATTCATTAACATATCAAAAGATAATGCTGCTAAAGAACAAAAAATTAAAGATTTGTCTCAAGAAATTGAAAAACAAAGCAAAATTCAGGATTCTCTCAAAATAGAATTTGAAAATATCGCTTCCAAAATACTTGAAGATAAAAGTTCAAAATTTTCAGATATGAATAAGCGTGAACTTGACGGCATAGTTACGCCTTTCAAGGAAAAGATAGATGAGTTTAGAAATAAAGTTGAAAGCATGCACATTTCCGAAAACCAGCAGAGGGCTGTTTTAAATGCCGAACTTGAAAGACTTATGGAACTTAACAGACAAGTGAGCGAAGAAGCAAATAATCTTGCTGGCGCGCTAAAAGGAGAGAGCAAACTACAAGGTATATGGGGTGAATTAAATATTGAAAGGATTTTCGAGTCTGCCGGCATGATAAAAGGCATACATTATAATGCACAGCAATCCATTGGTATAGGAGAAAGCAGAAAAGTACCTGATTATACGGTAAATCTTCCAGAAGGTAAACATATAATAATAGACTCAAAAACTTCTCTTACCGCTTATGAAAAATATTATAATGCCGAAAACGAGCAGGAAAAGAAAGTTTTTTTAAAAGAGCATATAATAAGCATAAAAAAACATATTGAAGAGCTTTCAAAGAAAAACTATCAGGATTTGCCGGCTTTAAATCAACCTGAATATGTACTTATGTTTGTTCCTATAGACGCTGCAAGTGCGCTCGCCATAAAAAATTCTCCGGAAATTTTGGATTATGCTTTTGCCAAAAACGTGGTGACAGTTACTCCGTCAACACTTATGGCAACTATGAAAACTGTAGCATATATCTGGCGGCAGGAAAATCAGAAAAAAAATGTTTTGGAAATTGCCAAGCATGGAGGGATGCTTTACGATAAATTCGTTTCTTTTGCACAGATACTTATTGACGCTGACAAAAAAATATCCGAAGCCAAAACTAAAACTGAAGAGGCCGTAAAAAGACTTTCGGATTCCGAAAAAAAAGGCGACAGCCTTATAGAAAGAGTACAGAAACTTAAAGAACTCGGAGCTTCTGTAAAAAAAGATATGCCTAAAGAGCTGCTGGAAAAAAATAACGATTAAAGTTCTACGAAGATAAAAAAAACGAAAGGTGTCAATCTCACCTTTCGTTTTTTTTGTATTTGCAAAGATTACTCTTTAACATCCTCTGTTTCAGCCGGTGCCGAATAATCTACGGCGTCCAATTTTTTATATATTATTCCACCCGATATATAGATTATAGGCACTACTATAAGCATACCTAATCCCAGTGGAATCATTCCGATGAGGACAAGCACAAAACAAACGATGATAAAAATAAGGCACGATACGAACTGCGGAGTCGTTATCTCCCAACTTCTTTTAAAAGCTTCAAAAATGCCAATATCTTTTTTGTCCACTAGGATATAAGTCGCGGGAAAGAAAATGGTTAAAGCTAAAACTAGCGGAATTATAAACAAAATGCTTGCGATTATAAAAATTATAGAAAGCAATATAGACATTATAAAAAATTTTAAATATAAGCTGAAATCATTTTTCAATAAACCCCATCCAGGAATTTCTCCGTTGAGCAGCGTAAGTACGGCTCTGATAATCGAAAGCATAATGTAAGAAGTTACTGCCCCGCTAATAATTGATGTTATCATAGAATGAAGGAAAAATGAAAGCTGCATCACTATTAATGATGCAACAGTGGAAAGCAGCAGCAAACCTATAAGCAAAACCGGCGCTTTCTTAAAATTCTCCCAACTGCTTTTTAAAACCTCTTGAATGTCAAAAACTTTTGTTGCCATAATGAAAGCTCCTTTTTTTAGTATATTTTGTGATTTTACACAAAAATAAGTATTTTTACAAGAAATTTGATATTAAGCACGATGCATAATTTTGGCATTAAAGCTAATCGGCTGTATTGAAGAATTTACATTGGCATCAAAAAAGCATTGAGAATGGAAAATTTGTGTTTGCCATGACAAAAAATGAAAATAATAAAACAATCATTTTCTTGATACTGTTTTTGATTTCTTTGCTAATAGGTTTTTTGACATATTTTCTCTTCCTGCAAATCTTTTATGGATTGCCGTTTTGTTTTGCAGACTTATAATAATCATTTATATAGTCAACATCTTTAATATAAATCAATAACAAACCATGTTAAATCTTTTTTATATTGACGACTTCATATCCCACTTCTTCAACCGCATTGCAAAGCTTATCGTCCGCAGCAGATTCATCGACATCAACCAAAGCTTCTTTTGATTTCAGATTTACTTCCACATTGTTTACACCGTTAAGAAATTTAAGAGCTTTTGTTACGGTGACGCTGCAATGTCCGCAGCTCATACCTTCAATTTTAATAACTTTTTTCATTTTTATCCTCATAAAATACAGACTAATGTCCAGCATATTAAAATGGTTCAATTCTACAACTGTCATTGTTAGGAGTCAAAGCCGCCTCGAAACAATCTATTTTATTACAAATTTTCCAGCTCCAAATCTGCATTCTCATTCTATTACTCTGTATGTCAGCACCGTTTCAAGCTGCCTTGTGCAAGAGCTAATTTTCCGTGTAGCAGTATCGTTCGTGAAGACTAATTTGCCGGACACTAGGACTAAAAAATCTTAACCTCAAAGCGTTAAAAACAACGGACACGGAACTAAAGCTCATTGCAGCGGCGGCAATCATCGGATTTAGCAAAATTCCAAATGAACCGTAAAGGATGCCGGCCGCAATAGGGATGCACGCAATATTGTAAATAAAAGCCCAAAAAAGATTTTGTTTGATATTTCGTACAACGGCATGGCTGAGCTTTATCGCCACAGAAACATCGCTTAAATCATTTTTCATTAAGACTATGTCAGCCGACTCTATAGCTATATCCATACCTGCGCATATGGCTATACCCGCGTCGGCTTTTGCAAGAGCGGGTGCATCATTGATTCCATCTCCGATCATAGCAACTTTTCTGCCCTCCTTTTGCAGAGAGCTTATTATTTGTTCTTTTTCTTCAGGTAAAACTTCCGATATAATTTTATCAATGCCGGCTTGCCTGCCTATCGATTCTGCGGTCTTTGCATTATCTCCCGTAAGCATAATAACTTCAAGTCCCATCTGTTTAAACTCTCTGACGGCGTTTGTGCTTTCTTTTTTTAATTTGTCCGCCAAAGCAATTATTCCGATAAAAGTTCCATTTCGGAAAAAATATAAAGGCATTTTGCCCGCGGACACAAAACGTTCCCCTTCCTGCACATACTTTTCCGTATTGATTCCTATCCTTTCAATCATTTTACGGTTACCGCCGCAATATGTTATGCCGTCAACAATACCGCTTATGCCACAGCCTTGAGTGAATTTATAGTCTTTGGCTTCTTTTATTTCTATGTTCAGCTCCGAGGCTTTTTTTACGATTGCATCGGCAAGCGGGTGAGCCGACATTTTTTCAATCGAAGCCGCCGCTGACAACAGTTCAGCTTCGTCGACGCCGCAAGGCACAATATCCGTCACTGATGGCACGCCTTTTGTTATGGTTCCAGTTTTATCCAACACGACAGTATCTGTCATGCGCACGGTTTCCAAAACCGCCGCTGATTTAATCAAAATGCCGTCGGAAGCGCCCCTGCCTATTGCAACCATCACCGCCGTAGGAGCTGCAAGTCCCAAAGCGCACGGACATGATATAACCAAAACACAAATGCCGATTGAAAGAGCAAATTCAAAGCTTTGCCCGTTAATCAGCCATATCAAGACGGAACAAAAAGCTATAAAAATTACGACTGGAACAAAAATATAACTTATTTTATCCGCAAGTCTTGCAATAGGAGCTTTTGAAGAGGAGGACTCATCTACAAGTCGGACTATTTTCGCAAGCAACGTATTATCGCCTATGGCAACGGCTTTCATTTTAAAATATCCGAACTTATTAATTGTTCCTGTTGTAACTTTATCGCCCACAGACTTATCTACAGGAAGGCTTTCACCGCTGATTGCAGACTCATCAACCGAGCCGTATCCTTCTTCAATAATGCCATCAACCGCAATAGCATCTCCGGCTTTAACAATCAAAATATTTCCGATTATGACATCTTCAACCAGTATTTTTTCTTCTCTGCCATTACGCATTACGATTGCAGTTTTCGGAGCGAGATTTATAAGTTTTGTTATAGCTTCAGACGTTTTGCCTTTTGCTTTGGCCTCAAAAAATTTTCCAAGAGTAATAAGCGTAAGTATCATAGCGGCAGATTCAAAATACAAATTCATGCTGAATTGATGTGCCAAATTCATATTTCCCGCGCTGATAACATATGCTATTTTATACACGGCATATATCCCATAGGTAAAAGACGCTCCGGAACCTAAAGCGATAAGCGAGTCCATATTCGGAGAAAGCTTAATCAGATTTTTAAATCCAGTTTGAAAATATCTATGATTGGCAAAAATAACCGGCAACACCAGCAGAAACTGGGTAAAAGCAAAAACCATAATATTTTGTTGCATGCCGACAAGAAAAGATGGCATAGGCATTGCCAGCATTTCTCCCATAGATATATAAAAAAGAAGCACAGTAAATATAGTTGATGTTATAAGACGTTTTTTTATTGAATATATTTCACACGCCGCCATATCAATCGGCTGATTATTTCTTTTTTTCTTTATTTTTGCGTTTTGAAGCACAGCTCCATATCCGATATCTTCAACTTTTTTAATAATTTGTTCTATGCCTACGATTGAACTGTCAAAAGAAACAGTTAAGGTATTTTTTAAAAGATTAACATCTGCCTTTTTTATCCCTCCTATTTTTGAAATGGCTCTTTCTATACGTGCCGAACATGCCGAACACGTCATACCTGTGATATTAAAAGTTTTCTTTTCCACAAAACTCCTTCTTCCTCAGCTTCTATAATCTATAACATATCGGCAGATATCCACCTTTTAACTAGCATTGTATAAATCAGTTATCTTTTAGCAAACTTGCCCATATTAAAATACTGCAAAATAACCAAATAAAAATACTTTTATAATTATTTTTCAAACACGAATTCAAGACCGCCAATTCTTACCAAGTCGCCTTGTTTACAGCCCATTTTTTCAAGCTCATCTTCCAGACTCATTTTTTTCAGTATGTTTTGATAACGTCTCAGCGCTTCATCTTCTGAAAATTTTGTCATTTCAGTTAAAGTCTCGATTTTTTTGCCGCTTACTACAAAAACGCCGTCTTCAATATGTATTTTAAATTCAGGTTCATAAATATACTTTTTAACTGGAATAATTTCTATTTCTTCTTCTATGTTTGAATATAAAGGTTTGTTCAACATTTTTACAATCTCCGCTAAAAGTTTTTCCGTCCCTTCACCTGTCGCAGCGGAAATAGTTAAGAATTTTTTTATTTTTAAGTGTTTTTTAAAATTTTTTATATGTCTAAGCGAATCTGGAAGGTCAATTTTATTTAATACTATTAAGATATGTTTTTTTGCAAGGTATTTCGAATATTTTTTAAGCTCATTATTTATTGTCTTATAATTCTCATATGGATCTCGGCCATCAAAACCACTTACATCAATTAGATGTATAAGAACTTTTGTCCTGCGTATATGCCTTAAAAATTCAAGTCCGAGACCTTTTCCTTCGTGTGCGCCTTCAATAATTCCCGGTATATCGGCTGCGACAAAATGTTTCCCTTTATAATTTACAACACCTAAATTAGGAACAAGAGTGGTGAACGGATAATCGGCTATTTTCGGTTTTGCAGCTGAAATTTGTGAAAGAAGCGTCGATTTTCCGGCATTTGGAAAGCCGACAAATCCTATGTCTGCAATAAGTCGCAATTCAAGATTTATTTCGACACTTTCACCCGGTTCTCCTTTTTCTGCAATTCTCGGAGCAGTATTTTTCGCAGTTTTAAAAGAAGCATTGCCTCTTCCTCCTCTTCCGCCTTTTACGATTAGAACTTTCTCACCGGCTGTTTTCAAATCCGCAAAAAGTTCGCTGTTTTTAAAAATAAGGGTTCCCAGAGGAATTTTGATTATTAAATCTTCGCCGTACTTACCATATTTGTCGCTCGGCTGTCCTTTATGACCGTCTTCAGCTTTAAATTTTGGTCTATAAGAAAGATCGAGAAGAGTGGTTTTATGCGGATCGGCTTCAAAATAAATATCTCCTCCTTTTCCTCCGTTGCCGCCGTTAGGACCTCCTAGAGGGACATACTTTTCTCTCCTAAAAGAAATACAGCCGTCGCCACCGCGACCGGCTGTAAGAAAAATATTTGCTTTGTCTATAAACATTTTTTAATCTACGGAAGAATATTTATGTAACATCTGTCGCCTGATTTTCTTATAAATTTAACCGTTCCCGCGACTTTTGCAAAAATAGTATTGTCTTTACCCATTCCTGCATTGACACCGGGAAAAAATTTTGTTCCGCGCTGACGCACTATAATTGCGCCGGCAGAAGCTTTTTGGTCTCCGTATATTTTTACGCCTAGACGCTGACCGTGCGAATCGCGGCCGTTATTAGAAGATCCTTGAGCCTTTACGTGTGCCATTTTATGTCTCCTGATAAAATTACAATTACTTTCTAACTTGCTTTAATTTTCGTTATTTCCAGTTCCGTGATATACTGACGATGTCCCTGCATTTTTTTATAGCCTTTTTTAGGTTTTCTTTTAAATACCAAAACTTTTGGCGCTCTTTTCTGCGACACAACTTTTGCTATAACGCTTGCACCTTCGACTTTAGGTTTCCCAACAAAGGCTTTATCGCCGTCCGCAAGTATAAGTACCTCGTCAAGAATCACTTCCTGCCCTACTTCCGCTTCTTTAAGTTTTTCTACTGACAAGATGTTTCCTTCTTCAACTCTGTACTGTTTCCCGCCTGTTTTAATGATTGCGTACATTTGACATACTCCTTTATAATCTGTATAATCTACAAAAATTAAAAAAAAATGTCAACCAACATACGATAAAATTAAGCAGGTGCCCAGTTCGACAAGGCGCCTTTTATTAGGAGCAAAAATGTATCTTTCAAAAAGAGTTCAGGCAATAAAGCCTTCACAGACTCTTATAATTGATGCAAAAGCAAAAACATTACGGCAGCAGGGAATAGACATAATAAGTTTTGCAGCGGGAGAACCGGATTTTGACACTCCAGACAATATTAAAGAAGCCGCAATAGCCGCAATAAACGAAGGGTACACAAAATATTGTCCTGTAGCTGGAAGCCCAGAACTGAAAAAAGCAGTTATAAATAAGTTCAAAAAAGACAATGGCTTGAATTATAATGCGGATGAGATAATAGTATCCTGCGGGGCAAAACACTCTTTATATAATCTTTTCCAGTCAATTATAAATGACGGCGACGAAATAATTGTTGCCTCACCTTACTGGGTTTCGTATACAGATATGATCATTGTCTCCGGCGGAAATCCCATAATAATAAATACTGATGACAAAAGCAGTTTCAAAATGACGCCGCAGTCAGTAGAAAAAGCTATAACTTCAAAAACAAAAGCAATAATCATAAACTCTCCTTCAAATCCCACAGGTGCGATATACAATTTTGAAGAATTGAAAGCGATTTCTGAAATATGTTTAAAACATAAAATACTTATCATATCAGATGATATTTATGAAAAACTCATATATGGCACGGCAAAATTCATTTCTGCAGCATCGATTTCTCAACAAGTAAAGGAAATAACCATAATTATAAACGGGGTTTCAAAAGCGTTTTCTATGACAGGATGGAGAATCGGTTATACTGCTGGCAATAAAGAGATTATTTCAGCAATGGCAAAAATACAAAGTCAGTCAACGTCAAATCCTACGTCCATTTCTCTTAAAGCAGCAGTTGAAGCTTTGAACGGAAATCAGTATGCCGTTGAAATGATGAGAGCAGAATTTGAAAAAAGAAGAGATTATATAGTTGAGCGGTTAAATAAAATAGAAGGGATATCATGTATAAAACCCAATGGCGCTTTTTACGTTTTCCCGAACATTTCCGGGCTTATCGGTAAAACTTTAGGCGGTAAAACCATAAAAAACGATTTGGAGTTTGCTGATTATCTGCTTGAAAAAGCCAAAATTGCCGTTGTTCCGGGATCGGCTTTCGGAGCGGAAGGATATTTGCGTCTTTCTTATGCAGCTTCAATAAAAATGATTGAAGAAGGAATGAACAGATTGGAATCGGTTTTAAAAATTTAGAAGCTTGGAAACAGAAACATGGGAACTAAATAATGGCAGCGGATACCAAGACAGAGATGACAGACAAGAGAAATATATTTTTCTACGGTTTGAGACAAGCCAAGCAGGAAGCAAACTTTTTTAAATATGCTTATAATTTTGTGTGAATTGACAATTCTTACATACGACATATCATAAAATGAACAATTTACAAATAAAAAAGTTAATCCAAGTGAACAGTCAAATCTGGTTCTAAGCTTTTGGTCATTTTTTTAATTATTGTCATCAAATCTTTCACCTATAAAAAACAATATTCTTCCAGCGGCAAAATAAATGAGAAAATATTTTCCCATTTCAACAGTCGGAGTTGCCAGTGAATGCCAGAACAAATCTACTATCGCGGCAATCGGAGACATGAAAAAAGTCAAAAGACCTGCAAGAATCGAAATTTTTATGTTCCCTATAAAATAATATGCCAGCCAGAATATGTACCATCTTACGATGATATATGCGGCGATTCCCATTCCCGTAACGCCAACAATTTTAAAAAATGCTCTCAATAAAACTCTTATCATCTTTTTGCTCCTTTAATCTACGGAAAAATATTTATATGTAAATTCTTTAAAACTACATTCATATTTTATCACTTTATTAAAGTATGTCCCAAATTTCGCAAAAATGTCCCTGCCGCAAGTTTTATTTATATTGACTACAAAAATTTCTGTATTTTTTCCCATCGCTTTTCTGTAATTGTACGCTCTCGTAAGTATATAAGTGAAATATCTGTCAGCTTCAGGAAGAGAATAACCTATGAAACACCATTTGTCCGCTTCCATTAAAAGTTTCTCAAGCCGCATCCATATCTGCACAAGATGCTTATTTTCATAAATTCTATTATAACTTGGGTATATAATATAAGGTTCAAGATTTGAAAGCCCGCAATTATAACATTTCGTGTTTTGAAGGATATCAGCAACTTTATTTTGCCTTGTGAGTTTTGAAAAAACATTGCCGCAGGAACGGCAAAACAGCCAGTTTACTGAACCATGAGGACGCAAAAGGTAAACTTTTCTCTTTCTCGGTTTTGCAAACCAAAGCTTCCGTCCAGCTTCCAGCGTATAATTTCCAAGCTCTATGCCATAATCCAAATCAAACGATTTGGTCTCATCTTTTTTATGCATTGAAAGTAAAACTCTGTCCAAACATATGTCATAGTTAAAATTAACGAACGAAAAGTTTATGTTTTCATAGTCATAATTGCCATAAATTTTAATCCCCATTTCGGTATAAGGACTTTTCGGCTGTTTTTTGCCGTCGATAAAGTTTTCGACTTTATGCTCTTCAAGCGTTGAATCTATTCTTGTGGCATACATTATGCCTCTTATCAAATCAGCATAATAAGCTCTGAT
This genomic stretch from Candidatus Endomicrobium procryptotermitis harbors:
- a CDS encoding DUF1893 domain-containing protein, coding for MKKQKFLKISTVLLIAAAIFYGCAAKKTDVSLNDIKELSKNHALVVAYNDGSIKTYDDNGIKPLFKHLENSDFKRTYVFDKVTGKASSLILAYGGAENLYTGVLSKEAIPILEKYNIKYSADNIVDYIVNITKDDRCPMEKSVADTDDPEEAYKILKERFGN
- a CDS encoding cation transporter, with amino-acid sequence MKKVIKIEGMSCGHCSVTVTKALKFLNGVNNVEVNLKSKEALVDVDESAADDKLCNAVEEVGYEVVNIKKI
- a CDS encoding MerR family transcriptional regulator; translated protein: MQQYYTISEIAKKMGLTTYTLRYYDKEGLLPFIDRSEAGIRKFKNEDLEWLAVINCLKETGMSVKEIRQFIKWCLDGEKTFKKRLNLFLEQKKKVKEQMEILNKHMEKIDYKIWYYETAISKGIEAAQKENKCCKDIKIGWVKDKKNKSNSKKMYNCMK
- the rpmA gene encoding 50S ribosomal protein L27, with translation MAHVKAQGSSNNGRDSHGQRLGVKIYGDQKASAGAIIVRQRGTKFFPGVNAGMGKDNTIFAKVAGTVKFIRKSGDRCYINILP
- a CDS encoding DNA recombination protein RmuC → MNIIMFIIVFLLGAACGAAFFIFRFINISKDNAAKEQKIKDLSQEIEKQSKIQDSLKIEFENIASKILEDKSSKFSDMNKRELDGIVTPFKEKIDEFRNKVESMHISENQQRAVLNAELERLMELNRQVSEEANNLAGALKGESKLQGIWGELNIERIFESAGMIKGIHYNAQQSIGIGESRKVPDYTVNLPEGKHIIIDSKTSLTAYEKYYNAENEQEKKVFLKEHIISIKKHIEELSKKNYQDLPALNQPEYVLMFVPIDAASALAIKNSPEILDYAFAKNVVTVTPSTLMATMKTVAYIWRQENQKKNVLEIAKHGGMLYDKFVSFAQILIDADKKISEAKTKTEEAVKRLSDSEKKGDSLIERVQKLKELGASVKKDMPKELLEKNND
- the obgE gene encoding GTPase ObgE, which translates into the protein MFIDKANIFLTAGRGGDGCISFRREKYVPLGGPNGGNGGKGGDIYFEADPHKTTLLDLSYRPKFKAEDGHKGQPSDKYGKYGEDLIIKIPLGTLIFKNSELFADLKTAGEKVLIVKGGRGGRGNASFKTAKNTAPRIAEKGEPGESVEINLELRLIADIGFVGFPNAGKSTLLSQISAAKPKIADYPFTTLVPNLGVVNYKGKHFVAADIPGIIEGAHEGKGLGLEFLRHIRRTKVLIHLIDVSGFDGRDPYENYKTINNELKKYSKYLAKKHILIVLNKIDLPDSLRHIKNFKKHLKIKKFLTISAATGEGTEKLLAEIVKMLNKPLYSNIEEEIEIIPVKKYIYEPEFKIHIEDGVFVVSGKKIETLTEMTKFSEDEALRRYQNILKKMSLEDELEKMGCKQGDLVRIGGLEFVFEK
- a CDS encoding heavy metal translocating P-type ATPase, yielding MEKKTFNITGMTCSACSARIERAISKIGGIKKADVNLLKNTLTVSFDSSIVGIEQIIKKVEDIGYGAVLQNAKIKKKRNNQPIDMAACEIYSIKKRLITSTIFTVLLFYISMGEMLAMPMPSFLVGMQQNIMVFAFTQFLLVLPVIFANHRYFQTGFKNLIKLSPNMDSLIALGSGASFTYGIYAVYKIAYVISAGNMNLAHQFSMNLYFESAAMILTLITLGKFFEAKAKGKTSEAITKLINLAPKTAIVMRNGREEKILVEDVIIGNILIVKAGDAIAVDGIIEEGYGSVDESAISGESLPVDKSVGDKVTTGTINKFGYFKMKAVAIGDNTLLAKIVRLVDESSSSKAPIARLADKISYIFVPVVIFIAFCSVLIWLINGQSFEFALSIGICVLVISCPCALGLAAPTAVMVAIGRGASDGILIKSAAVLETVRMTDTVVLDKTGTITKGVPSVTDIVPCGVDEAELLSAAASIEKMSAHPLADAIVKKASELNIEIKEAKDYKFTQGCGISGIVDGITYCGGNRKMIERIGINTEKYVQEGERFVSAGKMPLYFFRNGTFIGIIALADKLKKESTNAVREFKQMGLEVIMLTGDNAKTAESIGRQAGIDKIISEVLPEEKEQIISSLQKEGRKVAMIGDGINDAPALAKADAGIAICAGMDIAIESADIVLMKNDLSDVSVAIKLSHAVVRNIKQNLFWAFIYNIACIPIAAGILYGSFGILLNPMIAAAAMSFSSVSVVFNALRLRFFSPSVRQISLHERYCYTEN
- a CDS encoding pyridoxal phosphate-dependent aminotransferase; amino-acid sequence: MYLSKRVQAIKPSQTLIIDAKAKTLRQQGIDIISFAAGEPDFDTPDNIKEAAIAAINEGYTKYCPVAGSPELKKAVINKFKKDNGLNYNADEIIVSCGAKHSLYNLFQSIINDGDEIIVASPYWVSYTDMIIVSGGNPIIINTDDKSSFKMTPQSVEKAITSKTKAIIINSPSNPTGAIYNFEELKAISEICLKHKILIISDDIYEKLIYGTAKFISAASISQQVKEITIIINGVSKAFSMTGWRIGYTAGNKEIISAMAKIQSQSTSNPTSISLKAAVEALNGNQYAVEMMRAEFEKRRDYIVERLNKIEGISCIKPNGAFYVFPNISGLIGKTLGGKTIKNDLEFADYLLEKAKIAVVPGSAFGAEGYLRLSYAASIKMIEEGMNRLESVLKI
- the rplU gene encoding 50S ribosomal protein L21, whose translation is MYAIIKTGGKQYRVEEGNILSVEKLKEAEVGQEVILDEVLILADGDKAFVGKPKVEGASVIAKVVSQKRAPKVLVFKRKPKKGYKKMQGHRQYITELEITKIKAS
- the tatC gene encoding twin-arginine translocase subunit TatC, translating into MADKDESLIQHLSALRRVLIRCFICIGIMLPVCFLAAPKVLNLFIKIILGSSNISLNYFAPMEVFVLQIKIALFMSLILSFPYIVKNVWDFILPALYNKEKRFIKSTVLSSTILFCFGILFCFFAIVPLIIKFGISFSSPHMQAVFGVSNIVTLSLNLSIVFAIMFQFPLVTYSLIKADILSYESVKSKRSYVLIGILIIAAVLTPPDIISQIMLTVPTYMLFESGLLFSRKIRQPENNKTKESEL